One Paenibacillus sp. FSL H7-0737 DNA segment encodes these proteins:
- a CDS encoding YjfB family protein encodes MDIAALSMAMSQASLAQNVGIQVMNIAKNQAETQSQTMVEMLGKSVAPNLGKTLDISV; translated from the coding sequence ATGGATATAGCCGCATTATCAATGGCAATGAGCCAGGCATCCTTAGCTCAAAATGTAGGAATACAAGTCATGAATATTGCCAAAAATCAGGCTGAAACCCAGAGTCAAACGATGGTGGAAATGCTGGGCAAAAGCGTTGCTCCGAATTTAGGAAAAACACTTGATATTAGTGTTTAA
- a CDS encoding dihydroorotate dehydrogenase, protein MGEFVGGCGIGEREREREPERFVGGAFTSTGAILVLFILLVIITKACIF, encoded by the coding sequence ATGGGCGAATTTGTTGGTGGATGCGGTATTGGAGAACGTGAACGTGAACGTGAACCTGAACGTTTTGTTGGTGGAGCTTTTACATCCACAGGTGCAATCTTGGTGCTCTTTATCCTGCTGGTCATCATTACAAAAGCCTGTATATTTTAA
- a CDS encoding NucA/NucB deoxyribonuclease domain-containing protein, whose translation MQKLLTSLIIVVLLALGGYWYEQNGDPAAPSSTSDSEVVQLIFPSDRYPETAKHIQDAIAKGESATCTINREQAEDNRKESLKGIPTKKGYDRDEWPMAMCNEGGKGADIEYITPKDNRGAGSWVGNQLEDYADGTRVEFMFK comes from the coding sequence ATACAGAAATTACTCACCAGTCTCATCATTGTTGTGTTACTTGCTTTGGGCGGTTACTGGTATGAACAGAACGGAGATCCGGCAGCCCCATCGTCCACATCCGATTCAGAAGTTGTTCAGCTGATCTTCCCATCAGATCGTTATCCTGAGACCGCTAAGCACATTCAGGACGCAATTGCTAAAGGGGAGTCCGCGACGTGCACGATTAACCGTGAGCAGGCTGAAGACAACCGCAAAGAATCCTTAAAAGGGATCCCCACCAAAAAAGGCTACGACCGCGATGAATGGCCCATGGCCATGTGTAATGAAGGCGGCAAAGGGGCCGACATTGAATACATAACCCCAAAAGATAACCGCGGTGCAGGAAGCTGGGTTGGCAATCAGTTAGAAGATTATGCGGATGGAACCCGCGTAGAATTTATGTTCAAATAA
- a CDS encoding glycosyl hydrolase has translation MEQRNLRNMVDSASRFVSDVQWQIAYRKLQMAPADSETVPSAQKLLNTLYFLQGKGWISGQHDYLESADEFNGKLKNTSGQFAALHGYELGAINNQTAALIDNQRDWVVSSAIRWYKAGGIVTISYHAQLPGTAPAWDNVSTSISNADFDKYITPGTSQYNALIADLDKIALSLKKLNDAGVPVLWRPYHEMNGGWFWWGKKINYVGLWNLMFDRFTSYHKLHNLLWVWSPNAKNQWSDDPAEYYPSGDKVDVLALDIYDGDFKGSHYDSLWDLGRGKVIAIGENGELPSPALLSKSQPKWSYQMTWGKLLYEKNTDAVIRAFMNDNFVFTREEYAAEAAIVAAEGDSVLQSGLWGQYYNNMTLSGAPALTRTDANIQFSWKQGSPDPAIRVDAFSVRWSGKLTAAYSETYTIYSSSDDGVRVWIDGGLIIDSWVNQSGQERKGSVNLIAGKLHEIKVEYYENEGDARIVLQWESPSQPKGIIPAGAFYLP, from the coding sequence ATGGAACAGCGCAATCTTCGAAATATGGTTGATTCGGCATCGAGGTTTGTGAGCGATGTTCAGTGGCAAATCGCGTATCGTAAATTGCAAATGGCTCCGGCGGATTCGGAAACGGTACCTTCTGCTCAGAAATTGTTGAATACCCTTTATTTTCTGCAAGGAAAAGGATGGATTAGTGGACAACATGATTATTTGGAGAGCGCGGATGAGTTCAATGGTAAGCTGAAAAATACTAGCGGGCAATTCGCCGCCCTTCACGGCTATGAGCTGGGGGCAATCAATAATCAGACGGCGGCACTAATAGACAATCAGCGGGATTGGGTCGTTAGCAGCGCTATTCGCTGGTATAAAGCCGGTGGAATCGTAACGATTAGCTATCACGCACAGTTGCCAGGGACTGCGCCAGCTTGGGATAACGTATCTACGAGCATAAGCAACGCTGATTTTGACAAATATATAACCCCGGGTACCTCTCAGTACAACGCACTGATCGCTGATCTGGATAAGATAGCCCTTTCTTTAAAAAAACTAAATGATGCAGGTGTTCCTGTGCTCTGGCGGCCGTATCATGAAATGAATGGCGGATGGTTCTGGTGGGGGAAGAAGATCAACTACGTGGGACTGTGGAACCTTATGTTTGACCGTTTCACCAGCTATCATAAGCTGCATAATTTATTGTGGGTCTGGAGCCCAAACGCCAAAAATCAGTGGAGTGATGACCCTGCCGAATACTACCCAAGCGGTGACAAAGTAGATGTGCTGGCACTAGATATCTATGATGGGGATTTTAAGGGGAGTCACTATGATAGTCTATGGGATCTGGGTCGTGGAAAAGTGATAGCGATTGGAGAAAATGGAGAGCTACCGTCCCCTGCACTACTATCTAAATCACAGCCCAAATGGTCTTATCAGATGACCTGGGGCAAGCTTCTTTATGAGAAGAATACCGATGCGGTAATTAGAGCCTTTATGAATGACAACTTTGTATTCACGCGGGAAGAGTATGCTGCTGAGGCGGCAATTGTAGCCGCTGAGGGAGACAGTGTGCTGCAGAGTGGACTATGGGGGCAATATTACAATAACATGACTCTTAGCGGCGCACCTGCGCTGACGCGAACCGATGCTAACATCCAATTTTCGTGGAAACAGGGTTCGCCTGATCCAGCCATTCGTGTCGACGCTTTCTCTGTACGGTGGAGTGGAAAACTGACTGCAGCCTATAGTGAAACCTATACCATTTACTCCTCCTCTGATGACGGGGTACGGGTGTGGATTGATGGAGGGCTGATCATTGATAGCTGGGTGAATCAGAGTGGACAGGAGCGAAAAGGCAGTGTGAATCTGATAGCTGGCAAGCTACATGAAATAAAAGTGGAGTACTATGAGAATGAGGGGGACGCGCGAATTGTATTGCAGTGGGAAAGTCCTAGCCAACCCAAAGGGATTATTCCAGCAGGAGCGTTTTATCTTCCATAA
- a CDS encoding GNAT family N-acetyltransferase, producing MQAIKSIIECPERHIEFAEYVKEKWPNVQKVVLPKIDESLSAEDGLPLTFLLLKNDKIIGFYQLIEQEYIIRKDLSPWIAPLFIDENERGQGLGSVLLEHARKMVGQLGYTKVYITTDHIRYYEKYGFREIGLDNFEWGRPTKIYEHDTIK from the coding sequence ATGCAAGCTATTAAATCTATAATAGAGTGTCCAGAGCGTCATATAGAGTTTGCTGAATATGTTAAAGAAAAATGGCCAAACGTTCAGAAGGTGGTACTCCCTAAAATTGACGAAAGTTTATCGGCTGAAGATGGTTTGCCATTAACATTTCTGCTATTAAAAAACGACAAAATAATTGGATTTTATCAATTGATTGAGCAGGAATATATAATTCGAAAAGATTTATCGCCATGGATTGCTCCTTTGTTCATTGACGAGAATGAGCGAGGGCAAGGTTTAGGTTCAGTATTGTTGGAGCATGCCAGAAAAATGGTGGGGCAATTGGGATATACGAAGGTTTATATAACGACTGACCATATTCGTTACTATGAGAAATATGGATTCAGAGAAATCGGTTTGGATAATTTTGAATGGGGACGACCCACCAAAATCTATGAACACGACACTATAAAGTAA
- a CDS encoding RNA polymerase sigma factor — MQRSMTRPGNHVIKSYEIYADMLFRIALVHLGSRQDAEEATQDTFIKLIEKAPKFKDAEHQKAWLIRVITNHCKTLLGRGWRKREVKLENAEPIAVDTPEDLALLQLVMAMPMKYKTVIHLYYYEDYPIQEISKILQISQSAVKMRLQRGRQLLKLELEGVESQ; from the coding sequence ATGCAACGATCCATGACCCGGCCGGGAAATCATGTGATAAAGAGTTACGAAATCTACGCAGATATGCTGTTCCGGATTGCTTTGGTCCATTTAGGCAGCCGCCAAGATGCCGAAGAGGCCACTCAGGATACCTTCATCAAACTGATAGAAAAAGCACCAAAGTTCAAAGACGCTGAACATCAAAAAGCATGGCTGATCCGAGTAATCACCAATCATTGTAAAACATTACTGGGCAGAGGCTGGCGCAAGCGCGAGGTTAAGCTGGAAAATGCTGAGCCGATTGCGGTAGACACCCCCGAGGATTTGGCTCTACTGCAGTTAGTTATGGCGATGCCTATGAAGTATAAAACCGTAATCCATCTTTATTATTACGAGGACTATCCCATCCAGGAAATCAGCAAGATTCTGCAGATTAGTCAGTCTGCCGTGAAGATGAGACTTCAGCGGGGACGGCAACTGTTAAAACTGGAGCTGGAAGGAGTGGAATCACAATGA
- a CDS encoding cytidine deaminase, translating to MEYLITIEDQTLIASAEDIITRRYEWGRHHVGAALRTKTGEIFTAVHVEASMGRITVCAEAMVIGKAISEGYKEFDTIVAVRHSDPDSEEREIKVVSPCGMCRELIADYGKDCKVIVSEDGRLAKYDISELLPLRYTR from the coding sequence ATGGAGTATTTGATTACGATTGAAGATCAGACGCTTATTGCCTCTGCTGAAGATATTATTACTAGACGCTATGAATGGGGAAGACACCATGTAGGGGCGGCGCTCCGTACTAAGACGGGGGAAATCTTTACAGCGGTACATGTAGAAGCTAGCATGGGACGAATTACAGTCTGTGCAGAAGCGATGGTGATTGGAAAAGCGATATCCGAAGGCTACAAGGAATTTGATACGATTGTTGCGGTAAGGCATTCTGATCCGGACAGCGAGGAAAGAGAAATTAAAGTAGTTTCTCCCTGCGGGATGTGCCGTGAGTTAATTGCTGATTACGGGAAGGATTGCAAAGTTATTGTATCCGAGGACGGCCGGTTAGCTAAATATGATATTTCTGAATTACTACCGCTGAGATATACGAGGTAA
- a CDS encoding restriction endonuclease, whose product MTKMIILLVILAIITAIFVFKVLSRKKSYPPQSIVIDPLKITIQDIDRMEDGTGFVEYLYRLFLAMGYSDAYKTRGGRDFGSDLVFTDGEGVRNVVQAKRYSYPVGLGAVQEIYSSMRYYRAKKSMVISSNQYTSACEELASYNAVRLHSRSDLIEIINFFKSGQIDKAKDILESEPRIILDSWDNKVIKKGFKVEKRWAAKK is encoded by the coding sequence TTGACAAAAATGATAATTTTGTTGGTTATTCTTGCTATTATTACTGCTATTTTTGTATTCAAAGTTTTATCTAGAAAGAAGAGTTACCCTCCCCAAAGTATAGTAATTGATCCACTTAAGATTACGATCCAGGACATAGACCGAATGGAAGACGGAACTGGCTTTGTAGAATATCTGTATCGTTTATTTTTGGCCATGGGTTATAGTGATGCATATAAAACGAGAGGAGGCAGAGATTTTGGATCTGACTTAGTGTTTACAGACGGGGAGGGGGTTCGAAATGTCGTTCAGGCAAAGCGTTATTCTTATCCAGTAGGGTTAGGAGCTGTTCAAGAGATCTATAGTTCCATGAGATATTACAGGGCAAAAAAGTCCATGGTAATATCCTCAAACCAATATACCTCAGCGTGTGAAGAACTTGCTAGTTATAACGCCGTAAGATTACATAGTAGAAGTGACCTTATAGAAATTATAAACTTTTTCAAGTCAGGGCAGATTGATAAAGCAAAGGATATCCTTGAGTCAGAGCCCAGGATTATACTGGATTCATGGGATAATAAAGTAATTAAGAAGGGCTTCAAAGTTGAAAAACGATGGGCTGCGAAGAAATAG
- a CDS encoding ABC transporter substrate-binding protein, whose protein sequence is MNHINNNKRLWRRWLSLGVCAALILPLISDGWNTAWAEPSKASVKQRVLRIGSLWSGEDDSFFRQQFTDMYELQHPEIKLEIIPAIDTNDLRYNNTSSDASSDNLENIRAIMGGDKPVDVIVGDSALVKSLVDHNLVQSLEPLIARDQYDLSNMAPTMLNGVRELGRGSLFALAPIFSSSALFYNKGIFDAAGVSYPTDKMTWNELFTLADKVTKKSSNKETRIYGFSMNRYLSDPFWDMQSYVAPLELTMYDNKGQHMTVNTTQWNQAWTTYSQLVKKQIVPELNGLDFAGTEGNAYSPIQGDLFLTGKAAMVVGEYGYLNELAGVARNAAKIKNYSPIKWGVVTVPTFQEKPDVAIGTWLGNMMAISSTATNKEDAWDLIKFVNSNEVAKIKAHNKSELTSRKDYITAQTPSVNLEAFYTLKPLPATDPLLISLQMQKPGISRISDVGRQLFIDVYQGKKTVENALKAWEKQGNTMLDTLEKDPTVYFDSIGE, encoded by the coding sequence ATGAATCATATAAACAACAATAAACGGCTGTGGCGCCGCTGGTTAAGCCTTGGGGTATGCGCTGCGCTGATACTACCACTAATCTCTGATGGGTGGAATACGGCTTGGGCTGAGCCTTCTAAGGCTTCAGTGAAGCAACGTGTATTGCGTATTGGGAGTCTATGGTCTGGGGAGGACGATTCGTTTTTTCGTCAGCAGTTTACAGATATGTATGAATTGCAGCATCCAGAAATCAAATTGGAGATTATTCCGGCTATAGATACGAATGACCTTCGGTACAATAACACCTCCTCAGACGCAAGCTCTGACAATTTGGAAAATATCCGAGCAATTATGGGCGGGGATAAGCCTGTTGATGTGATCGTCGGTGATAGCGCATTAGTGAAGAGTTTGGTAGATCATAATCTTGTCCAATCGCTGGAGCCGCTTATAGCGCGTGATCAGTATGATTTAAGCAATATGGCGCCTACAATGCTGAATGGAGTTCGTGAGCTGGGTAGAGGAAGTCTTTTTGCGTTGGCGCCGATCTTCTCGTCTAGTGCGCTTTTTTATAACAAGGGAATCTTTGATGCTGCTGGTGTGAGCTATCCAACGGACAAGATGACTTGGAATGAACTGTTTACACTGGCAGATAAGGTGACGAAGAAGTCATCTAATAAAGAAACTCGGATATACGGGTTCTCGATGAACCGTTACTTAAGTGATCCATTCTGGGATATGCAGAGCTATGTCGCACCGCTAGAACTTACGATGTACGATAATAAGGGTCAGCACATGACTGTAAATACCACACAGTGGAATCAGGCTTGGACTACTTACAGCCAGTTGGTTAAGAAACAAATTGTACCTGAGCTAAATGGGTTGGATTTTGCAGGAACAGAAGGGAATGCCTACAGTCCAATCCAAGGCGATCTGTTCCTCACAGGAAAAGCAGCAATGGTCGTTGGAGAATATGGTTATCTCAATGAACTGGCGGGAGTGGCCCGTAATGCTGCTAAGATCAAAAATTACAGTCCCATCAAATGGGGTGTGGTTACTGTACCTACCTTTCAGGAAAAACCGGATGTTGCCATTGGAACATGGCTTGGTAATATGATGGCAATTAGTTCTACGGCTACTAATAAGGAAGATGCCTGGGATTTGATTAAGTTCGTCAACAGTAATGAGGTTGCGAAAATTAAAGCTCATAACAAGAGTGAACTGACTTCCCGTAAGGATTATATTACCGCTCAGACCCCTTCTGTAAATTTGGAAGCTTTTTATACACTTAAGCCTTTACCTGCAACGGATCCTTTATTGATCAGTTTACAGATGCAGAAGCCTGGGATTAGCCGGATTAGCGATGTTGGACGTCAACTATTCATTGATGTTTATCAGGGGAAGAAAACCGTCGAGAATGCACTCAAAGCTTGGGAGAAGCAAGGGAATACCATGCTGGATACACTTGAAAAAGATCCCACGGTCTATTTTGACTCGATCGGTGAATGA
- a CDS encoding ImmA/IrrE family metallo-endopeptidase, giving the protein MNNMKSYYQMTALEKWTEDLYKRLNLTQPSQISIAYIAERLNIWVHYLDVRSKSIEASAGMYTMFIDNRLPASLQRLEFLHELCHLLRHGTDQILMPEHFTRAQEDESERFILYAAMPYSMISRMTLPEQREDAISYLAAEFQVPSELALQRIDQIQRRVFQGQLLAVMGRNEERLTHIQ; this is encoded by the coding sequence ATGAATAACATGAAATCCTATTATCAAATGACTGCGCTGGAGAAGTGGACAGAAGATTTATACAAGCGTCTGAACCTTACTCAGCCTTCGCAAATTTCGATTGCTTATATTGCAGAACGGCTTAATATTTGGGTTCATTATTTGGATGTAAGAAGCAAGAGCATCGAAGCATCAGCGGGGATGTACACCATGTTTATAGACAACCGGCTTCCAGCCAGTCTGCAGCGGCTAGAGTTTCTCCATGAGCTCTGTCATCTGCTCCGCCATGGTACTGATCAAATATTGATGCCAGAACATTTTACGCGGGCACAGGAGGATGAATCTGAGCGATTTATTCTTTATGCAGCTATGCCCTACTCCATGATCTCCCGCATGACATTGCCTGAGCAACGTGAAGATGCAATCAGCTATCTTGCAGCAGAATTTCAAGTGCCAAGCGAGCTGGCTTTACAGCGGATTGATCAAATTCAAAGACGTGTTTTTCAGGGGCAATTATTGGCCGTGATGGGAAGAAACGAAGAACGATTAACACATATTCAATAA
- a CDS encoding YjcZ family sporulation protein — MGEFAGGFGGGFTSTTAILVLFILLVIISKTFLI; from the coding sequence ATGGGTGAATTTGCTGGAGGGTTTGGCGGAGGTTTTACTTCTACGACTGCAATTCTGGTTCTGTTTATATTGTTGGTAATCATATCTAAAACTTTCTTGATTTAA
- a CDS encoding GNAT family N-acetyltransferase has product MDYEIKIATLEHKEILSNLLQFYIYDFSEFMELQFEANGKYGNYPIDEYWSKDPNYPYLISLNGKIVGFVLVKLKNREEDDAYFSIAEFFIAKKYRRLGLGRLVAKDIFDMHQGKWEVYQIDNNKPAQLFWKKAIEEYTGGKFTERIEVGRRTQVFIS; this is encoded by the coding sequence ATGGACTATGAAATCAAAATAGCAACCTTGGAACATAAAGAAATACTCAGCAACCTGTTACAATTCTATATTTATGATTTCTCAGAATTTATGGAGTTGCAGTTTGAGGCAAACGGTAAATATGGTAATTATCCAATTGATGAATATTGGTCTAAAGACCCCAATTATCCATATTTAATCAGTCTCAATGGGAAAATTGTTGGATTTGTCTTAGTCAAATTAAAAAATCGGGAAGAAGATGACGCATATTTTTCTATTGCTGAATTTTTTATTGCGAAGAAGTATCGTAGGCTGGGATTAGGGAGATTGGTTGCTAAAGATATATTTGATATGCACCAGGGAAAATGGGAAGTTTACCAAATAGATAACAACAAGCCCGCTCAACTCTTTTGGAAAAAGGCAATAGAAGAATATACAGGAGGAAAATTTACTGAACGAATTGAAGTAGGAAGAAGAACACAAGTATTCATTAGTTAA